Proteins co-encoded in one Paenibacillus sp. genomic window:
- a CDS encoding GerAB/ArcD/ProY family transporter: MIVKDGYIGYKEWSAFALVTTGAKMLNPSPVILTEYGREAAWLLSLTAGAVNLALLFVVFRFMRPYPGLGLLDVVEKRSGRLFARGFAFALWLGFGANGFLNLRLLVDQAKIVTLPQTPVSVLMAATLVVSLYLAYKGVETLGRVCRILLPWLFAAVFSVAALVANRYVFYNFAPWFGPGLVKIGWEGLRHALYFGESFALPVLALFVRKTEDFEKGLLSGTVYAIAATTFVIAVMQLVLGSPGAESVAFPFLELSRMIYINRFIQHLEGVYSAIWLLIAFTQIALELYLANFLFAQLFGVKRFRPMLLPTASLFFMLALLPQYFYETILWKDRYLIQLGGLVIYGTFFCAWIASWFRGVPEEREGAGGGADAPA, translated from the coding sequence GTGATCGTAAAGGACGGATATATCGGCTACAAAGAATGGTCGGCGTTCGCGCTCGTCACGACGGGCGCCAAAATGCTGAACCCTTCCCCGGTTATCCTGACCGAGTACGGTCGGGAAGCGGCTTGGCTGCTGTCGCTGACGGCGGGCGCCGTCAACCTCGCGCTGCTCTTCGTCGTCTTCCGGTTCATGCGGCCGTATCCGGGGCTCGGCCTGCTCGACGTCGTCGAGAAACGCTCCGGACGGTTGTTCGCGAGAGGCTTCGCGTTCGCGCTGTGGCTCGGGTTCGGCGCCAACGGCTTCCTCAATCTGCGGCTGCTCGTGGACCAGGCGAAAATCGTAACCTTGCCGCAGACGCCCGTCTCCGTGCTGATGGCGGCGACGCTGGTCGTCTCCTTGTATCTCGCGTACAAAGGGGTCGAGACGCTGGGACGCGTCTGCCGCATTTTGCTGCCGTGGCTGTTCGCCGCCGTATTTTCGGTCGCCGCGCTCGTCGCGAACCGCTACGTCTTTTACAATTTCGCGCCATGGTTCGGACCGGGTCTCGTCAAGATCGGCTGGGAAGGTCTCCGCCACGCGCTGTATTTCGGGGAGTCGTTCGCGCTGCCGGTGCTCGCGCTGTTCGTCCGGAAGACGGAGGATTTTGAAAAGGGGCTGCTGAGCGGCACCGTGTACGCGATCGCGGCGACGACGTTCGTCATTGCGGTCATGCAGCTCGTTCTGGGGAGCCCAGGAGCCGAAAGCGTCGCGTTTCCGTTCTTGGAGCTGTCCCGCATGATTTACATCAATCGGTTCATCCAGCATCTTGAAGGCGTCTACTCGGCGATTTGGCTGCTGATCGCGTTCACGCAAATTGCTCTAGAATTGTACCTTGCGAATTTTCTCTTCGCCCAGCTGTTCGGCGTGAAGCGGTTCCGGCCGATGCTGCTGCCGACGGCGTCGCTGTTTTTCATGCTGGCGCTGCTGCCGCAGTATTTTTACGAAACGATTTTGTGGAAGGACCGGTACCTGATTCAACTGGGAGGCTTGGTGATATATGGCACGTTCTTCTGCGCGTGGATCGCGTCCTGGTTCCGCGGCGTTCCGGAGGAGCGGGAAGGCGCTGGCGGCGGCGCTGACGCTCCTGCTTAG
- a CDS encoding Ger(x)C family spore germination protein, with the protein MARSSARGSRPGSAAFRRSGKALAAALTLLLSAAALSGCWDSRELEEYAFVTVVGIDEGEDEGTIRVTYQISKPRNFSSREAATSAEDASEIISLEAPSLFTSRNLINVGTSRALTLVQAKVLVVSEAFARNGDVLMRLDSLVRERDFRRDIVLVTVKGKAEEFMRANKPQLEKAPYRFYELISQTAAASGLVPDTQLHDFIVDTESSNRTAVTMLAAVQEEDIDGEGQPFDLTDLTAGELRIDAANRVQFLGSAVYRGQKLVGTLTGRETRMMQLLQGRVEQFNLFVADPDEEGRVVSMQARQQERPDVTVNPFADPIRIKVRLRLDVDLAGQQNNRESVTSEDRIRKLERTVSRRLQETIERVVDKSQRELKGDIFRFYRVGRLRCMTDGCWNGVRWEERYPRAKVAVEVVTHIRRTGKQLDTVKGDGA; encoded by the coding sequence ATGGCACGTTCTTCTGCGCGTGGATCGCGTCCTGGTTCCGCGGCGTTCCGGAGGAGCGGGAAGGCGCTGGCGGCGGCGCTGACGCTCCTGCTTAGCGCCGCGGCGTTGAGCGGCTGCTGGGACAGCCGGGAGCTCGAGGAGTACGCGTTCGTGACCGTCGTCGGCATCGACGAAGGGGAGGACGAAGGAACGATACGCGTCACGTACCAAATTTCGAAGCCGAGAAACTTTTCGAGCAGAGAAGCCGCCACTAGCGCGGAGGACGCGTCGGAAATCATTTCGCTGGAGGCGCCTTCGCTGTTTACTTCCCGCAATTTGATCAACGTCGGGACGAGCCGGGCGCTGACGCTCGTGCAGGCGAAGGTGCTCGTCGTGTCCGAAGCGTTCGCGAGGAACGGGGACGTGCTCATGAGGCTGGACTCGCTCGTCCGGGAGCGCGATTTTCGCCGGGATATCGTCCTCGTTACGGTGAAAGGCAAAGCGGAGGAGTTTATGAGAGCGAACAAGCCGCAGCTCGAGAAGGCGCCGTACCGGTTTTACGAGCTGATTTCCCAAACGGCGGCCGCGTCGGGGCTCGTGCCGGATACGCAGCTGCACGACTTTATCGTCGATACCGAAAGCTCGAACCGGACTGCGGTGACGATGCTGGCGGCGGTGCAGGAAGAGGATATCGACGGGGAGGGGCAGCCGTTCGACCTGACCGATTTGACGGCCGGGGAGCTGCGCATTGACGCGGCCAACCGGGTGCAGTTTCTCGGCTCGGCCGTCTACCGCGGCCAGAAGCTCGTCGGCACGCTGACGGGGCGGGAGACGCGCATGATGCAGCTGCTCCAAGGGAGAGTCGAGCAATTCAACTTGTTCGTCGCCGATCCCGACGAGGAGGGGCGCGTCGTGTCGATGCAGGCGCGGCAGCAGGAGCGGCCCGACGTGACCGTGAATCCGTTCGCCGACCCGATTCGCATCAAGGTGCGCCTGCGCCTCGATGTCGATCTGGCGGGGCAGCAGAACAACCGCGAATCCGTCACGTCGGAGGATCGCATCCGGAAGTTGGAACGCACCGTCAGCCGGCGGCTTCAGGAAACGATCGAGCGGGTCGTCGACAAATCGCAGCGGGAGCTTAAGGGCGATATCTTCCGGTTTTATCGGGTCGGTCGACTCCGCTGCATGACGGACGGCTGCTGGAACGGTGTTCGCTGGGAGGAGCGGTATCCGCGGGCGAAGGTCGCCGTCGAAGTGGTGACGCACATTCGGCGGACGGGCAAGCAGCTGGACACCGTCAAGGGGGACGGCGCATGA
- a CDS encoding ATP-binding protein, with protein MVRELVINASLLLSALYVGTLLFRKPPQENSPWYSHALYGLQFGAAAVFLFAFHGNEEHGRLLCFHLTPIALGALHGTARSTGWAAAIAALFMAASGGGFAEAAETILVGAASAAVVYRMRRRAAWAAVTALSTAAPFATAWLADGGYGAGWGTALLFAACHVGAMWGADSFLRWDRTRSALMTEYTYLTQHDLLTGLLNFQTFQARLQSLLMEGRRVCFILIDCDDVKSLNTEQGFHTVDGTLQRVANLLRTFFSDALLLGRFGSDEFAVVIPAPADVAGRLADSLETHIPELADIRLAYGYAVYPDEEQDPSTFITLVQKRMLEAKRLLWLEREAHWLHNERLSAVGELAAGMAHEIRNPLTTVKGFLQVSKQNGYNVAEYYDIIMHEIKRMSDLTAEFLQFSKPTALKPMKLSIQDCVLAAVQLTESEITKYGHQLHIEAEEQPLYAFVEKDKIVQVLVNLIRNAIDAMAESSGTLSISVYPRGEYGLVDVTDTGIGISDDNLVRLFQPFFSTKSKGTGLGLSISQKIINEHGGYISVRSKVGFGTTFTIRLPLSDRLPV; from the coding sequence GTGGTACGAGAACTAGTAATCAACGCGTCATTGCTGCTGTCCGCATTGTACGTCGGCACATTGTTGTTTCGGAAGCCGCCGCAGGAAAACTCTCCTTGGTATTCGCATGCATTATACGGACTTCAGTTCGGAGCGGCCGCCGTGTTCTTGTTCGCGTTCCACGGGAACGAAGAGCACGGCCGGCTTCTTTGTTTCCATTTGACGCCGATCGCGCTCGGGGCGCTGCACGGCACGGCCCGCTCGACGGGCTGGGCGGCGGCGATCGCGGCGCTGTTCATGGCCGCGTCCGGGGGCGGGTTCGCCGAAGCGGCGGAGACGATATTGGTCGGCGCCGCTTCCGCCGCCGTCGTCTATCGGATGCGCCGCCGCGCCGCCTGGGCGGCCGTGACGGCGCTGTCGACGGCGGCCCCGTTCGCGACCGCGTGGCTGGCGGACGGCGGCTACGGCGCCGGTTGGGGCACGGCGCTGCTGTTCGCCGCTTGCCACGTCGGCGCGATGTGGGGGGCCGATTCGTTCCTGCGGTGGGATCGGACCCGCTCGGCGCTTATGACGGAATATACATACTTAACGCAGCACGACCTGCTGACCGGCCTGCTCAATTTCCAAACGTTCCAAGCGCGGCTGCAGTCGCTTCTGATGGAGGGGCGGCGCGTTTGCTTCATCTTGATCGACTGCGACGACGTGAAATCGCTGAACACCGAACAAGGCTTTCATACCGTCGACGGGACGCTGCAGCGGGTGGCGAATTTGCTGCGGACGTTTTTCTCCGACGCCCTGCTGCTCGGCCGCTTCGGCTCCGACGAATTCGCCGTCGTCATTCCGGCCCCGGCCGACGTCGCCGGAAGACTCGCCGATTCGCTCGAGACGCATATTCCGGAGCTCGCGGACATCCGGCTCGCCTACGGGTACGCCGTCTATCCGGACGAGGAGCAGGACCCGAGCACGTTCATCACGCTCGTCCAAAAGCGGATGCTGGAAGCGAAGCGGCTGTTGTGGCTCGAACGCGAAGCGCACTGGCTGCACAACGAGCGGCTGAGCGCGGTCGGCGAACTGGCCGCGGGCATGGCGCACGAAATCCGCAATCCGCTGACGACCGTGAAAGGGTTTCTGCAAGTGTCGAAGCAGAACGGATACAACGTCGCCGAATATTACGACATCATCATGCACGAAATCAAACGGATGAGCGATCTGACGGCCGAGTTTTTGCAATTTTCGAAGCCGACGGCGCTGAAGCCGATGAAGCTGTCGATTCAAGACTGCGTGCTCGCGGCCGTTCAGTTGACGGAGTCGGAAATTACGAAGTACGGGCACCAGCTGCATATCGAGGCCGAGGAGCAGCCGCTGTACGCGTTCGTCGAGAAGGACAAAATCGTGCAGGTGCTCGTCAACCTGATCCGCAACGCGATCGACGCGATGGCGGAATCGAGCGGCACGCTGTCCATCAGCGTCTATCCGAGAGGGGAATACGGACTCGTGGACGTGACGGACACCGGCATCGGCATTTCGGACGATAATTTGGTTCGCCTGTTCCAGCCGTTCTTCTCCACGAAGTCGAAGGGAACGGGACTCGGGCTTTCCATCAGCCAGAAAATCATCAACGAGCACGGCGGGTACATCTCCGTAAGGAGCAAAGTGGGCTTCGGCACGACGTTCACGATTCGGCTGCCGCTTTCGGACCGCCTGCCCGTGTAG
- the corA gene encoding magnesium/cobalt transporter CorA has translation MLRTIAVTTSGELLRDAPIDRLDEADVSWYWVDFDRPTAEEIALLETRFRFHPLAIEDCLQLLQRPKLDHYDDVHFFVLHTLHPETLETKELDLFVSERYLVTFHLEPCPELEDAFAKWLGHAESSRKGPLYALHTVVDKVVDYYFPAVYRIEDALFDLDQRRTSDVTDRKMDELFDLRSDLLQLRRTVFPMRELLYRVVNTERIQGMAEYRAYFADVHDHLLKLSEMIESNRDMTADIRDSYVSMQANRMNRIMKTLTVITTIFMPLTFLAGIYGMNFKYMPELEAKGGYFAVLAVMTLTGGSMFWWFKRKGWFD, from the coding sequence ATGCTGAGAACGATCGCCGTGACGACGTCCGGCGAATTGCTGCGCGACGCGCCGATCGACCGGCTGGACGAAGCCGACGTGTCGTGGTACTGGGTCGATTTCGACCGCCCGACGGCGGAGGAAATCGCGCTGCTCGAGACGCGCTTCCGGTTTCATCCGCTCGCCATCGAGGATTGCTTGCAGCTGCTGCAGCGCCCGAAGCTGGACCATTACGACGACGTACACTTTTTCGTGCTGCATACGCTGCATCCGGAGACGCTGGAAACGAAAGAGCTCGATTTGTTCGTATCGGAGCGGTATTTGGTCACGTTTCATCTAGAGCCTTGCCCAGAGCTGGAAGACGCCTTCGCTAAGTGGCTCGGCCACGCGGAGTCGTCGCGGAAAGGGCCGCTGTACGCGTTGCATACGGTCGTCGACAAAGTCGTCGACTATTATTTTCCGGCCGTGTACCGCATCGAGGACGCCTTGTTCGATCTGGATCAGCGCCGCACCTCCGACGTCACCGACCGCAAGATGGACGAGCTGTTCGACCTTCGGTCCGACCTGCTGCAGCTGCGCCGCACCGTGTTCCCGATGCGGGAGCTGCTGTACCGGGTAGTGAATACGGAACGCATCCAAGGCATGGCGGAGTACCGCGCGTATTTCGCGGACGTGCACGACCATCTGCTGAAATTGTCGGAAATGATCGAATCGAACCGGGACATGACGGCCGATATTCGCGACAGCTACGTATCGATGCAGGCGAACCGCATGAACCGAATCATGAAGACGCTGACCGTCATCACGACGATTTTCATGCCGCTGACGTTTCTAGCGGGAATCTATGGCATGAACTTCAAATACATGCCCGAGCTGGAAGCGAAGGGCGGCTACTTCGCGGTGCTCGCCGTCATGACGCTGACGGGCGGATCGATGTTTTGGTGGTTCAAGCGCAAAGGCTGGTTCGATTGA
- a CDS encoding sugar phosphate isomerase/epimerase has translation MTKLSIGLQMYTLRNETSQDFLGTLRQVAEIGYEGVEFAGYGGMDAQSLRAELDRLGLKSLGSHVSIARMLEAGDEEIEFNLTLGSKYLIVPWLPEEKYATEEALAATTAELEAISRRCAERGLVFGYHNHSFELERSAFGKRLLDAIFDAAPTAQVELDACWVHNAGIDPTEYIRKYSGRIPLVHFKDMARGEDGKAITVELGNGEVDLGAIANAAREAGSEWLIVEQDVCQRPPLESVATSMDWLKRNGLK, from the coding sequence ATGACGAAATTGTCAATCGGATTGCAAATGTATACGCTGCGGAACGAGACGTCGCAGGACTTCCTCGGAACGCTTCGCCAAGTGGCGGAAATCGGGTACGAGGGCGTCGAATTCGCGGGCTACGGCGGGATGGACGCGCAGTCGCTGCGCGCGGAGCTCGATCGGCTGGGTCTGAAGTCGCTGGGCAGCCACGTGTCGATCGCCCGCATGCTCGAAGCGGGAGACGAGGAAATCGAGTTCAACCTGACGCTCGGCAGCAAATACCTCATCGTGCCATGGCTGCCGGAGGAAAAGTACGCCACCGAAGAAGCGCTGGCCGCAACGACCGCGGAGCTGGAAGCGATATCCCGCCGATGCGCGGAACGAGGGCTTGTCTTCGGCTACCATAACCATTCTTTCGAGCTCGAGCGGAGCGCCTTCGGCAAGCGTCTGCTGGACGCGATCTTCGACGCCGCGCCGACCGCGCAGGTCGAGCTGGACGCCTGCTGGGTCCACAACGCGGGCATCGACCCGACGGAATATATTCGCAAATACAGCGGCCGCATTCCGCTCGTCCATTTCAAGGACATGGCGCGCGGCGAGGACGGCAAGGCGATCACCGTGGAGCTGGGCAATGGCGAGGTCGATTTGGGGGCCATCGCGAACGCGGCGCGGGAAGCGGGCAGCGAATGGCTGATCGTCGAGCAGGACGTCTGCCAACGACCGCCGCTCGAGAGCGTCGCGACCAGCATGGACTGGCTGAAGCGGAACGGCTTGAAATAG